One segment of Halococcus salsus DNA contains the following:
- a CDS encoding vWA domain-containing protein, translated as MSPGRNGTESGAPLAAASDHVRDELVRFVRALRRAGVAVPANAGVTAGRALADVGLDDPDRVRVALRASLVADATDRPTFDRLFEAFWRRLAAGPDTADAAGWTDDGPEGGLASFGAEPAAGEGGAQDDENEADETVAERHVGAVIGRETTASDADGDGATTARYSPNGRRTAVSAAHASHEFGTAFDTLTESLATLSGRRWRGGGDERPDVRRALRASVATGGTVVEVPRRRRARSELRACLLVDVSRSVLDVVDRSFLLEFLRRAHEAWREARVFFFDDDLREVTSAFDASDERALDALSRAEAEWGGGTRIGGSLARLHERASDAVSRDSVVFVVSDGLEMGDVETLEREAAWLSRRARAVFWLNPLAVSPEYEPTARGMAAALPYLDGLFAFAGPDDLAELARQLDRRGHHGRIGYEYDPRRVEATHERRHTA; from the coding sequence GTGAGCCCCGGCCGCAACGGGACCGAGAGTGGAGCCCCGCTCGCCGCCGCCAGCGACCACGTTCGCGACGAACTCGTGCGGTTCGTCCGGGCGCTCCGGCGGGCGGGCGTGGCGGTGCCGGCGAACGCGGGCGTCACGGCCGGGCGCGCGCTCGCCGACGTAGGGCTCGACGACCCCGACCGCGTCCGGGTCGCGCTCCGGGCGAGCCTCGTCGCCGACGCGACGGACCGCCCGACGTTCGACCGGCTGTTCGAGGCGTTCTGGCGGCGGCTCGCCGCCGGTCCCGATACCGCGGACGCAGCGGGGTGGACCGACGACGGGCCCGAGGGCGGACTCGCGTCGTTCGGGGCCGAACCGGCCGCCGGTGAGGGAGGAGCACAGGACGACGAGAACGAAGCCGACGAAACGGTCGCCGAACGCCACGTCGGAGCCGTCATCGGTCGCGAAACCACGGCTTCCGACGCCGACGGCGACGGCGCGACGACCGCACGGTACAGCCCGAACGGCCGGCGGACGGCGGTGTCGGCAGCCCACGCCAGCCACGAGTTCGGGACGGCGTTCGACACGCTCACCGAAAGCCTCGCGACGCTGTCGGGCCGGCGGTGGCGGGGGGGCGGCGACGAGCGCCCCGACGTCCGGCGCGCGCTCCGGGCCAGCGTCGCCACCGGCGGCACGGTGGTCGAGGTCCCGCGGCGACGACGCGCGCGGAGCGAGCTCCGTGCCTGTCTGCTCGTGGACGTCAGCCGGTCGGTGCTCGACGTGGTGGACCGCTCGTTCCTGCTCGAGTTCCTCCGCCGCGCACACGAGGCGTGGCGCGAGGCGCGGGTGTTCTTCTTCGACGACGACCTCCGTGAGGTCACGTCGGCGTTCGACGCATCGGACGAGCGCGCGCTCGACGCGCTCTCGCGAGCCGAGGCCGAGTGGGGCGGCGGCACCCGGATCGGCGGCTCGCTCGCCCGACTCCACGAACGCGCGTCGGACGCCGTCTCGCGCGACTCCGTAGTGTTCGTGGTCAGCGACGGGCTGGAGATGGGCGACGTCGAGACCCTCGAACGCGAGGCGGCGTGGCTCTCGCGGCGGGCGCGGGCGGTGTTCTGGTTGAACCCGCTCGCGGTCTCGCCGGAATACGAACCCACGGCGCGCGGGATGGCCGCCGCGCTACCCTATCTCGACGGGTTGTTCGCGTTCGCCGGCCCCGACGACCTCGCGGAGCTGGCGCGCCAGCTCGACCGGCGGGGCCACCACGGCCGTATCGGCTACGAGTACGACCCACGACGGGTCGAAGCGACTCACGAACGGAGACACACCGCATGA
- the tbsP gene encoding transcriptional regulator TbsP has translation MTAASNSVVASKTELFERILGNESGETFVVGVDNETTEALLDVLGELDDSPTVRLLAAESVLKGVRSDFVLASTAAELVEAGTLELRTSDEPVGTGLVVTDDQLVSLVPAGRYTAGLATDDTTFVDEANEHWQGSWERSDEFGLRTPARSQVEESLTEAFGPEVETDFRTMVTALRTARGSGNEGLDEVGASLLVAAKHEALLYDISKWGEDVGVASKATFSRMKTTLEQQGLITTEKVPIDVGRPRLRLLLADDRFEGASAEEIASAAHGSLSRTQT, from the coding sequence ATGACCGCAGCCTCAAATAGTGTGGTGGCGTCGAAAACCGAGCTCTTCGAACGTATCCTCGGAAACGAATCGGGGGAGACCTTCGTCGTCGGCGTCGACAACGAGACGACCGAAGCGCTTCTCGACGTTCTGGGAGAGTTGGACGACTCGCCGACGGTGCGGTTGCTCGCGGCGGAGTCGGTGCTGAAAGGGGTACGCAGCGACTTCGTTCTCGCAAGCACGGCGGCGGAGCTCGTCGAGGCCGGCACGCTCGAACTCCGGACGAGCGACGAGCCCGTCGGAACCGGACTGGTCGTCACCGACGACCAGCTCGTCTCCCTGGTCCCCGCGGGCCGGTACACCGCGGGGCTGGCGACCGACGACACGACGTTCGTCGACGAGGCGAACGAACACTGGCAGGGGAGCTGGGAGCGCAGCGACGAGTTCGGCCTCCGGACGCCGGCGCGCTCGCAGGTCGAGGAGTCGCTGACCGAGGCGTTCGGCCCGGAGGTCGAGACCGACTTCCGGACGATGGTCACCGCGCTCCGAACCGCCCGCGGCAGTGGGAACGAGGGACTCGACGAGGTCGGCGCGAGCCTGCTCGTGGCGGCCAAACACGAGGCGCTGCTCTACGACATCTCGAAGTGGGGCGAGGACGTCGGCGTCGCGAGCAAGGCGACGTTCTCGCGGATGAAGACCACGCTCGAACAGCAGGGGCTGATCACGACCGAGAAGGTCCCGATCGACGTCGGCCGACCGCGGCTCCGACTCCTGCTCGCCGACGACCGCTTCGAGGGCGCGAGCGCCGAGGAGATCGCGAGCGCGGCGCACGGCTCGCTCTCGCGAACGCAGACGTAA
- a CDS encoding nucleoside hydrolase produces the protein MKDLLVDCDPGHDDAMALLLALASDRVALEAVTTVAGNQTIEKTTRNACRVLTLADRTDVPVARGMGAPLVRDQVTAGWVHGESGLDGADLPEPETEPIERHAVETIAQTAAESGALHIAPVGPLTNVAVALRKHPDIVEDIERIVLMGGTTEDGNVTPAAEFNIFADPEAAKVVFEADVDVTMVGLNVTREARLDRDHVARIRELDAAVTTVVADLLTYFLDVYEASFEWDGVPIHDACAVAEIVEPGVLDTEYTFTTVETKGESTYGRTVADVRGVSDDWPNVEAPNANVAVDIDRDRFVEMLLDAFETYR, from the coding sequence ATGAAGGACCTCCTCGTCGACTGCGACCCGGGCCACGACGACGCGATGGCGCTGTTGCTCGCGCTCGCGTCGGATCGGGTCGCCCTCGAAGCCGTCACGACGGTCGCCGGCAACCAGACGATCGAGAAGACGACCCGGAACGCCTGCCGCGTGCTGACTCTGGCCGACCGGACCGACGTCCCCGTCGCCCGCGGCATGGGAGCCCCGCTGGTTCGCGACCAGGTCACCGCCGGCTGGGTCCACGGCGAGAGCGGCCTCGACGGGGCGGACCTCCCGGAGCCGGAAACGGAGCCGATCGAGCGACACGCCGTCGAGACGATCGCCCAAACCGCCGCCGAGAGCGGGGCGCTCCACATCGCGCCCGTCGGACCGCTCACGAACGTCGCCGTCGCGCTCCGGAAACATCCCGACATCGTCGAGGACATCGAACGGATAGTGCTGATGGGTGGCACAACTGAGGACGGGAACGTCACGCCGGCCGCGGAGTTCAATATCTTCGCCGACCCCGAGGCGGCGAAAGTGGTCTTCGAAGCCGACGTCGACGTCACGATGGTCGGGCTGAACGTCACCCGCGAGGCCCGTCTCGACCGCGACCACGTGGCGCGGATCCGCGAGCTGGACGCCGCGGTCACGACGGTCGTCGCGGACCTGCTGACCTACTTCCTCGACGTCTACGAGGCCTCGTTCGAGTGGGACGGCGTCCCGATCCACGACGCGTGTGCCGTCGCCGAAATCGTCGAACCGGGGGTCCTCGACACCGAGTACACCTTCACGACCGTGGAGACGAAGGGCGAGTCGACCTACGGTCGAACGGTCGCCGACGTCCGCGGCGTGAGCGACGACTGGCCGAACGTCGAGGCCCCGAACGCGAACGTGGCGGTCGACATCGACCGCGACCGGTTCGTCGAGATGCTTCTCGACGCGTTCGAAACCTACCGGTAG
- a CDS encoding PQQ-dependent sugar dehydrogenase — translation MTRGNANDRDDGVWLSRRRLLGATGALAGAGYLASAGGRAQTASTIELGGEIAGWRGRSPEEIADETNPTLRLEAGQEYRITWTNLDGFGHNLALLDDDGGVLERTSVMSEEGESQSLTFTASEAMAEYVCEPHEGSMRGAISFGNETVTETTTESDSEPVVPEGPTVALDRIAGGFEVPTDFAAPPGDGRRFVLDLPGQVYVHTDDGLREEPFLDVGDRLAELTAERGLLGIAFHPEFADNGRFYLRYSAPLADDAPAEFSHTEVLAEFTVDEDGEHADPDSERVLLAIDEPTPYHNGGAITFGPDGYLYASYGDGGSPKDMGPGHAEDWYEANGGGNGQDVTENLLGSVLRIDVDGESDGKPYGIPEDNPLVGEEGLDEHYAWGFRNPWRMGFSNGELYVADVGQSRYEEVNRVVKGGNYGWNVREGTHCFGTENVSDVPDECPDSTPPDVRGGEPLRDPVVEYPHQRDGEFIGISVVGGYIYGNDAIPGLEGKYVFGDYSQKGNPRGSLFAATPTEDGQWDFSKLRIAGAESGAVEGYLIAIGRDETGDLYALTSAGDLGGAVHRITAAEGEAASDTAAGTQNATAATEATGTASTSSTAGPTTGSGTTGAVTDRRTSAATDTSRAATGAETSAGAPATSARTGGSGASANGDTNGSGGNASSETTATDGPGFGVLAALAGVAGLAARRLGRDR, via the coding sequence ATGACACGAGGGAACGCGAACGACCGGGACGACGGCGTGTGGCTCTCCCGCCGTCGGCTGCTCGGCGCGACCGGCGCGCTCGCGGGGGCGGGCTATCTCGCGAGCGCGGGCGGACGGGCACAGACCGCATCGACCATCGAGCTCGGGGGGGAGATCGCCGGCTGGCGGGGGCGATCCCCCGAGGAAATCGCCGACGAGACGAATCCGACGCTCCGGCTCGAAGCGGGCCAGGAGTATCGGATCACGTGGACGAACCTCGACGGTTTCGGCCACAACCTCGCGCTGCTCGACGACGACGGCGGCGTCCTCGAACGCACGTCCGTGATGAGCGAGGAGGGCGAGAGCCAGAGCCTCACGTTCACCGCGAGCGAGGCGATGGCCGAGTACGTCTGTGAGCCACACGAGGGGTCGATGCGTGGGGCGATCAGCTTCGGAAACGAGACCGTGACCGAGACCACCACCGAGAGCGACAGCGAACCCGTCGTCCCCGAGGGACCGACGGTGGCCCTCGACCGGATCGCCGGTGGGTTCGAGGTGCCGACGGACTTCGCCGCCCCGCCGGGCGACGGTCGGCGGTTCGTGCTCGACCTCCCGGGCCAGGTCTACGTCCACACCGACGACGGACTGCGCGAGGAGCCGTTCCTCGACGTGGGCGACCGGCTGGCCGAGCTCACCGCCGAGCGGGGGCTGCTCGGTATCGCCTTCCACCCCGAGTTCGCGGACAACGGCCGGTTCTACCTGCGCTACAGCGCCCCGCTCGCCGACGACGCGCCGGCGGAGTTCTCCCACACGGAGGTCCTCGCCGAGTTCACCGTGGACGAGGACGGCGAACACGCCGATCCCGACTCCGAACGCGTGCTGCTCGCCATCGACGAACCGACGCCGTACCACAACGGCGGCGCGATAACCTTCGGCCCGGACGGCTACCTCTACGCCTCCTACGGCGACGGCGGCAGCCCGAAGGACATGGGACCGGGGCACGCCGAGGACTGGTACGAGGCGAACGGGGGCGGCAACGGCCAGGACGTCACCGAGAACCTGCTGGGGAGCGTCCTCCGGATCGACGTCGACGGCGAGTCGGACGGCAAACCCTATGGCATCCCCGAGGACAACCCACTGGTGGGCGAGGAGGGCCTCGACGAGCACTACGCCTGGGGCTTTCGCAACCCGTGGCGAATGGGCTTCTCGAACGGCGAGCTCTACGTCGCCGACGTCGGACAGAGCCGGTACGAGGAGGTCAACAGGGTGGTGAAGGGCGGCAACTACGGCTGGAACGTCCGGGAGGGCACCCACTGCTTCGGAACCGAGAACGTGAGCGATGTTCCGGACGAGTGCCCCGACTCGACGCCGCCCGACGTCCGCGGGGGCGAGCCCCTCCGGGACCCGGTCGTCGAGTACCCGCACCAGCGCGACGGCGAGTTCATCGGCATCTCGGTGGTCGGCGGCTACATCTACGGGAACGACGCGATCCCCGGGCTCGAAGGCAAGTACGTCTTCGGCGACTACAGCCAGAAGGGGAACCCACGCGGGTCGCTGTTCGCCGCGACCCCGACCGAGGACGGCCAGTGGGACTTCTCGAAGCTTCGGATCGCGGGTGCCGAGAGCGGCGCGGTGGAGGGCTACCTCATCGCCATCGGTCGCGACGAGACCGGCGACCTCTACGCGCTGACCTCCGCCGGCGACCTCGGCGGGGCGGTCCACCGGATCACGGCCGCCGAGGGCGAGGCCGCGTCCGACACTGCGGCGGGAACGCAAAACGCGACGGCCGCGACGGAGGCGACCGGGACGGCATCGACGAGCTCGACGGCCGGCCCGACGACCGGGTCGGGAACGACGGGCGCAGTCACGGACCGCCGCACGAGCGCCGCGACCGACACGTCCCGAGCGGCCACCGGCGCGGAAACGAGCGCGGGAGCCCCCGCGACGAGCGCTCGAACGGGTGGTTCCGGGGCGAGCGCAAACGGCGACACGAACGGGAGCGGCGGGAACGCGAGCAGTGAGACGACCGCGACCGACGGCCCCGGGTTCGGTGTCCTCGCCGCGCTCGCCGGGGTCGCGGGTCTCGCCGCGCGTCGGCTCGGACGGGATCGGTAG
- a CDS encoding aldo/keto reductase, which produces MAVPSRPLPSGDELPMVGLGTGGLGTEAVRTALDIGYTRLNTAEAYGNETEIGEAIADEEREDLFLTSKVRPANLHYESVIEACEDSLDRLGTAYLDLYLVHWPNPAISLRETLDAMGTLHEEGKVRNVGVSNFSTYQLSNANHISDVPIALNQIEFHPWFQRPDLVEYCEETDVVVEASAPLARTEVFDEEVVGELAEKYDRTPAQVVLRWAFERGVATIPGSGSAEHLEANLAVFDWELEEADHRRLTDLDRDRAVYEPNAPDWMGGIFDIPH; this is translated from the coding sequence GTGGCTGTTCCATCCAGACCCCTCCCGAGCGGCGACGAACTACCGATGGTCGGGCTCGGTACCGGCGGGCTCGGCACCGAAGCCGTCCGAACCGCCCTCGACATCGGCTACACCCGCCTCAACACGGCCGAAGCCTACGGCAACGAGACCGAGATCGGCGAGGCCATCGCCGACGAGGAGCGCGAGGACCTCTTCCTCACCTCGAAGGTCCGTCCCGCGAACCTCCACTACGAGTCGGTGATCGAGGCCTGCGAGGACTCGCTCGACCGGCTCGGGACGGCGTACCTCGACCTCTATCTGGTCCACTGGCCGAACCCCGCGATCTCGCTACGCGAGACCCTCGACGCGATGGGGACGCTCCACGAGGAGGGGAAGGTCCGGAACGTGGGCGTCTCGAACTTCAGCACCTACCAGCTCAGCAACGCGAACCACATCTCGGACGTTCCGATCGCCCTCAACCAGATCGAGTTCCACCCGTGGTTCCAGCGGCCCGACCTCGTCGAGTACTGCGAGGAGACCGACGTCGTCGTGGAGGCCTCCGCGCCGCTCGCACGAACGGAGGTGTTCGACGAGGAAGTCGTCGGGGAGCTCGCTGAAAAGTACGACAGAACGCCGGCTCAGGTCGTCCTCCGGTGGGCGTTCGAGCGCGGCGTCGCGACCATCCCCGGGTCCGGGTCGGCGGAGCACCTCGAAGCCAACCTCGCGGTCTTCGACTGGGAGCTAGAGGAGGCGGACCACCGACGTCTCACCGACCTGGATCGGGACCGGGCGGTCTACGAGCCAAATGCACCCGACTGGATGGGCGGGATCTTCGACATCCCTCACTGA
- a CDS encoding XdhC family protein: protein MTTTDWSLSETDVLSRVGDALADDRDDVLATVIDVEGSAYRRPGAKMLIRPDDTAGSITAGCLEDEVARVGGEVRESGEPRIETYDLTGGDDALWGHGMGCNGIITVLLEPVDERHRPVVETVAAHEPVAVATVVGGAGTVGERAWYRPDEGFAGGLDEQIREALAGPAAELLGDGGADVVEVETDDGPIEVFVDGIDVPPHLVVLGSGPDVVPVVDLAKRVDFRVSVVSFRGARANRERFPGADAVLSSSPAALGDDLSFDDETYVVVMTHNFVDDGLALETLLDTRVPYIGLMGPRERFEELREEFDDEVSMTGEDVERVHTPIGLDLGGDSPYEVAYSIVGEVLAVANGRSSGHLSARAGPIHDRRDLDAGVAPE from the coding sequence ATGACCACGACCGACTGGAGCCTCTCGGAGACCGACGTACTGTCCCGCGTCGGCGACGCGCTCGCCGACGACCGCGACGACGTGCTCGCGACGGTGATCGACGTCGAGGGGAGCGCCTACCGACGACCGGGTGCGAAGATGCTGATCCGGCCCGACGACACCGCGGGGTCGATCACCGCGGGCTGTCTCGAAGACGAGGTCGCGCGGGTCGGCGGCGAGGTCCGCGAGTCGGGCGAGCCGCGTATCGAGACCTACGACCTCACCGGTGGCGACGACGCGCTCTGGGGTCACGGCATGGGTTGTAACGGGATCATAACCGTTCTTCTCGAACCCGTCGACGAGCGCCACCGTCCGGTGGTCGAGACGGTCGCGGCCCACGAACCGGTCGCCGTCGCCACGGTCGTCGGCGGTGCGGGGACGGTCGGCGAGCGCGCGTGGTACCGCCCCGACGAGGGCTTCGCGGGTGGGCTCGACGAACAAATTCGGGAGGCACTCGCCGGGCCGGCCGCCGAACTCCTCGGCGACGGCGGGGCGGACGTCGTCGAGGTCGAGACCGACGACGGACCGATCGAGGTGTTCGTCGACGGGATCGACGTCCCGCCGCATCTCGTGGTGCTCGGGTCGGGCCCCGACGTCGTTCCGGTCGTCGACCTCGCCAAACGCGTCGACTTCCGGGTCAGCGTCGTGAGCTTCCGCGGTGCGCGCGCGAACCGGGAGCGGTTCCCGGGGGCCGACGCCGTCCTGTCGAGTTCGCCGGCCGCCCTCGGTGACGACCTCTCGTTCGACGACGAGACCTACGTCGTGGTGATGACCCACAACTTCGTCGACGACGGCCTCGCGCTCGAAACCCTGCTCGACACGCGGGTGCCCTACATCGGGTTGATGGGACCACGCGAGCGCTTCGAGGAGCTCCGCGAGGAGTTCGACGACGAGGTCTCGATGACGGGCGAGGACGTCGAGCGGGTTCACACGCCGATCGGCCTCGACCTCGGCGGCGATTCGCCCTACGAGGTCGCCTACAGCATCGTCGGCGAGGTGCTCGCGGTCGCCAACGGTCGGTCCTCGGGCCACCTCTCGGCGCGTGCGGGACCGATCCACGACCGCCGCGACCTCGACGCCGGGGTCGCCCCCGAGTAG
- a CDS encoding acyl-CoA dehydrogenase family protein, with protein MTSDPIDYARLDEGRECNYWELDRTLQFEARRVYPDDEFEWAEALLSAFGERLGHEMADTADRIDEAGHELRSFDKYGDRLNEVEYHPSMRDQERIAYEEFRVTHDAFHAPPGRESPVGLCHPLTMQALLSYVDIGFCCPVSMTTGVAIVLDRFDDGRLDEYFDGLTAATLDDHIEGAMFLTEEQGGSDVGANEVRAEPTDEAGVYELHGEKWFCSNIDAEGALALARTPDAPNGVAGLSLFLVPRTKPDGEVNDSHFRRLKDKLGTISVPTGEIEFQGAAAYLVGEEGRGFKYMSEMMNYERLTNAMGAVGVMGRALLEAEVRAARREAFGNPIDEYPLMRRDLVGMAVDYEAAAAFSFEAVRLLDERERAGDDSAAYKLLRLFVPVAKYRTARMSVETTSYAMEVLGGNGYVREHTTERLLRDAQVLPIWEGPSNVLGLDVLRALNRENAHEALLPYVEGKLDGVDHPALESTVETVESRYGELQDALGTLATEDEAFAQYHAKRLADLVFDVVTGALLLEEAQWAIDTAQDGRKALVARRFVETRFGDASYGIAADERFGMADEQFTAVVRYGSVEPATLLDGMAPAE; from the coding sequence ATGACGTCGGACCCGATCGACTACGCGCGTCTCGACGAGGGGCGGGAGTGCAACTACTGGGAGCTCGACCGGACTCTCCAGTTCGAGGCGCGGCGAGTCTACCCGGACGACGAGTTCGAGTGGGCCGAGGCGCTCCTCTCGGCGTTCGGCGAGCGCCTGGGTCACGAGATGGCCGACACCGCCGACCGGATCGACGAGGCGGGCCACGAACTCCGGTCGTTCGACAAGTACGGCGACCGACTGAACGAGGTCGAGTACCACCCCTCGATGCGCGACCAGGAACGGATCGCCTACGAGGAGTTCCGGGTCACACACGACGCGTTCCACGCCCCACCCGGTCGGGAATCACCCGTCGGGCTCTGTCACCCGCTGACGATGCAGGCATTGCTCTCGTACGTCGACATCGGCTTTTGCTGTCCCGTCTCGATGACCACGGGGGTCGCCATCGTGCTCGATCGGTTCGACGACGGACGGCTCGACGAGTATTTCGACGGGTTGACGGCCGCGACCCTCGACGACCACATCGAAGGCGCGATGTTCCTCACCGAGGAGCAGGGCGGTTCCGACGTCGGCGCGAACGAGGTACGCGCCGAGCCGACCGACGAGGCGGGCGTCTACGAACTCCACGGCGAGAAGTGGTTCTGCTCGAACATCGACGCCGAGGGCGCGCTCGCGCTCGCGCGGACACCCGACGCGCCCAACGGTGTCGCGGGGCTCTCGCTCTTCCTCGTGCCGCGCACCAAACCCGATGGCGAGGTCAACGACTCGCACTTCCGTCGGCTCAAGGACAAACTGGGAACTATCTCCGTGCCGACCGGCGAGATCGAGTTCCAGGGTGCGGCGGCGTATCTCGTCGGCGAGGAGGGACGCGGCTTCAAGTACATGTCCGAGATGATGAACTACGAGCGCCTCACGAACGCGATGGGCGCGGTCGGTGTGATGGGACGGGCGCTGCTGGAGGCGGAGGTCCGTGCCGCACGACGCGAAGCGTTCGGCAACCCGATCGACGAGTACCCGCTGATGCGACGCGATCTGGTGGGGATGGCCGTCGACTACGAGGCCGCCGCCGCGTTCTCGTTCGAGGCCGTACGACTCCTCGACGAACGCGAACGGGCGGGCGACGACTCGGCGGCCTACAAACTGCTGCGGCTGTTCGTTCCGGTCGCGAAGTACAGGACCGCCCGAATGTCGGTCGAGACCACCTCGTACGCGATGGAGGTCCTCGGCGGAAACGGCTACGTCCGCGAGCACACCACCGAACGGCTCCTGCGCGACGCCCAGGTCCTCCCGATCTGGGAGGGGCCCTCGAACGTCCTCGGGCTCGACGTCCTCCGCGCGCTGAACCGCGAGAACGCCCACGAGGCGCTCCTCCCGTACGTCGAAGGGAAGCTCGACGGGGTCGACCATCCGGCGCTGGAGTCGACGGTCGAGACGGTCGAATCGAGGTACGGGGAGCTCCAGGACGCGCTGGGAACGCTCGCGACGGAGGACGAGGCGTTCGCCCAGTATCACGCCAAGCGGCTCGCGGACCTCGTCTTCGACGTGGTGACGGGAGCGCTGTTGCTCGAAGAGGCGCAGTGGGCGATCGATACGGCGCAGGACGGTCGGAAGGCGCTCGTCGCCCGGCGATTCGTCGAGACCCGGTTCGGCGACGCGAGCTACGGGATCGCCGCCGACGAGCGCTTCGGGATGGCTGACGAGCAGTTCACCGCGGTCGTCAGGTACGGCTCCGTCGAGCCGGCGACGCTGCTCGACGGGATGGCCCCCGCCGAGTGA
- a CDS encoding four-helix bundle copper-binding protein, which produces MVVQQIGLSDEMETCVDTCIEAAEVCEWCADECAGHGEEMSECLRLCRDVADLASLCARLCVRDSAFSSQVAEACAEACEACAEECEQHDHDHCQACAEVLPRCAETCRNMA; this is translated from the coding sequence ATGGTAGTTCAGCAGATCGGTCTGAGCGACGAGATGGAAACGTGCGTCGACACCTGTATCGAGGCCGCGGAGGTCTGTGAGTGGTGCGCCGACGAGTGTGCGGGTCACGGCGAGGAGATGAGCGAGTGTCTCCGACTCTGCCGGGACGTCGCCGACCTCGCCTCGCTGTGTGCCCGGCTGTGCGTCCGCGACTCCGCGTTCAGCTCCCAGGTCGCCGAGGCCTGTGCCGAGGCGTGTGAGGCCTGTGCCGAGGAGTGCGAGCAACACGACCACGACCACTGCCAGGCCTGCGCCGAGGTCCTGCCCCGCTGTGCGGAGACCTGCCGGAACATGGCCTGA
- a CDS encoding DUF58 domain-containing protein — translation MRLTRRGWGFVGAGGVLVGLAVAFADPRLLVGAAALGAWLAVEQYRFVRAARRTADTIVVEQVLAQERVVAERETSVTLAVRLPEPSSLAVTVELAPPVSATGTDREDRRVRLEPGETTASTAVFLEWAVAGTYEFGTPAIEVLGPAGCFTERFERGSTPTMVVEPRGPHDVHVGQGGDPLMAAYGERESGRRDAGLDPGELREYVAGDAAGRIDWKATARMGEPYVREYEIETDIVTAMLVDHRATMADGPTNETKLDYATQVALLFVDSVRSFGDPLGYYAVGDEGLTDRRNPAVGQYSLIEGRLRDLTATDPATTTAGDSGSHSPATSRRAAVRLSGDDAFGRTLRPYFETDDTYAERIRGDPLFETARAHLARLSGTVWTVIFTDDANRAELRETVRLARRGDGRVLVFLTPSALFEPGGLTDLEASYERYREFESFRLELARLRRVSAFEVGPRDRIDAILSSARRRASSRNTQ, via the coding sequence ATGCGACTCACGCGCCGTGGCTGGGGGTTCGTCGGTGCCGGCGGGGTTCTCGTCGGCCTCGCCGTCGCCTTCGCCGACCCGCGCCTGCTGGTCGGCGCGGCCGCGCTCGGCGCGTGGCTGGCGGTCGAGCAGTACCGGTTCGTTCGGGCGGCGAGGCGGACCGCCGACACGATCGTCGTCGAGCAGGTACTCGCCCAGGAGCGCGTCGTCGCCGAGCGCGAGACGTCGGTCACGCTCGCCGTACGGCTGCCCGAGCCGTCGTCGCTCGCCGTCACCGTCGAGCTCGCGCCGCCGGTGAGCGCGACCGGGACGGACCGCGAGGACCGCCGTGTCCGGCTCGAACCGGGCGAGACGACCGCGAGCACGGCGGTCTTCCTCGAGTGGGCGGTCGCCGGGACCTACGAGTTCGGAACGCCGGCGATCGAGGTCCTCGGTCCGGCCGGGTGTTTCACCGAGCGCTTCGAACGCGGGTCCACGCCGACGATGGTGGTCGAACCGCGCGGTCCGCACGACGTCCACGTCGGGCAAGGCGGCGACCCGCTGATGGCCGCCTACGGGGAGCGCGAGAGCGGCCGCCGCGACGCCGGGCTCGACCCCGGCGAGCTCCGGGAGTACGTCGCCGGCGACGCCGCGGGTCGGATCGACTGGAAGGCGACCGCCCGGATGGGCGAGCCCTACGTTCGCGAGTACGAGATCGAGACCGACATCGTCACCGCGATGCTCGTCGACCACCGCGCGACGATGGCCGACGGGCCGACGAACGAGACGAAGCTCGACTACGCCACCCAGGTCGCGTTGCTGTTCGTCGACAGCGTCCGGTCGTTCGGTGACCCGCTCGGCTACTACGCGGTCGGCGACGAGGGGCTCACCGACCGGCGCAACCCCGCGGTCGGGCAGTACTCGCTCATCGAGGGGCGACTGCGCGACCTCACGGCGACCGACCCCGCCACCACGACCGCCGGCGACTCCGGGAGCCACAGCCCGGCGACCTCGCGGCGCGCCGCCGTCCGCCTCTCCGGCGACGACGCATTCGGGCGCACGCTTCGGCCGTACTTCGAGACGGACGACACCTACGCCGAACGCATCAGGGGCGACCCGCTGTTCGAGACCGCCCGCGCCCACCTCGCCCGGCTGAGCGGCACCGTCTGGACCGTGATCTTCACCGACGACGCCAACCGCGCCGAACTCCGCGAGACGGTCAGGCTAGCCCGCCGCGGCGACGGTCGCGTGCTCGTCTTCCTCACCCCGTCGGCGCTGTTCGAACCGGGCGGCCTCACCGACCTCGAAGCCAGCTACGAGCGCTACCGGGAGTTCGAGTCCTTCCGGCTCGAACTCGCACGACTGCGACGGGTCTCGGCGTTCGAGGTCGGCCCGCGCGACCGGATCGACGCCATCCTGTCGAGCGCACGCCGGCGTGCGAGTTCGCGAAACACGCAGTAG